CGACCGCACCCAGCAACTCGTCCTCGCCCGCAGCGCGGACCTCGACCGCTTCGCGTCCCTCATGGACCAGGCCGCGCAGACCGGCGACACCTCGGCCGTCACCGCCGAGGCACGCCGCTACACACAGCTGTACGGCGAACCGCTCGTCGTCACCGACACACGCCGGCGTCCCGTCGTGCAGACCGGCGGTATGAGGGCCGCCGACCCCGCCGTCGGCCGGCTCCTCGACGCGGCGCTGCGCAACCAGACCGCGCATCCCACGGGCGCGCTGCGTCCCTGGTCAAAGGGGTCCCGGATGTTCGCCGAGCCCGCGGGCACCGGGACCCGGGTCTCCGGGGCCGTCGTGCTGCGGGCCTCGGTCGAGACCGCGGCGGAGGACGTCACCCGGCGCTGGGCCGCCGTCCTCGCGGGGACCGCTCTGGTCGCCGTCGCCTGCACGGTCCTCGCGCGGGCCGCGACGAGATGGGTGGTCAGCCCGCTGCGTCGCCTTGACCGCGCGGTCGGACAACTCGCCGCGGGACTCCCGCCCGAACACACCCTCCCCCACTCTCGACTCCGTCCGAGCGGGGGGACCCCCGTCGGCGGCCCACCGGAACTTCGCCAGCTCGCGACCGGCTTCAACCGCATGGCGCGTACGGTCACGGCAGCCCTGGAACAGCAGCGCCGACTCGTCGCAGACACCTCCCACCAGATGCGCAACCCGATGGCGGCGCTCCGGCTGCGCGTCGACGCCCTGCACTCCTACCTGCCCGCGTCCGCCGACCGCACGTACAGGGGCGTGACCACCGAACTGGACCGTTTGGAGACCCTGCTCGACGACATGCTGGCTCTCGCCGCCGCGGAACACCGGGCCGGGGAACTGGCCGTGACCGACGGCTCGGACGCCCACTGCGACGCGGCGGCGGTCGCGGCCGCCCGGTTCCGGCTGTGGGCGCCGGTCGCCCGCCGTGCCGGCACCCGCCTCACGCTCCAGGCCGCCGCGACCCCGGTCATGGCCGGCTGCACGGACCGCGAACTCGCCCAGATCACGGACATCCTCCTGGACAACGCCATCAAGTACGCGGGCCCGGACGCCGAGATCTCCCTGCGCTGCGCCGTCGAAGGTCCGCACGCGTTCCTCACGGTGACGGACGACGGACCCGGCCTGACCCCGGAGGAACTTGCCCAGGCCACCACGCGATTCTGGCGCTCCGGCCGACAACGACAGGACGGGACAGCGGGGACGGGCCTGGGGCTGGCCATCGTCGAACAGCTGCTGGCGGGCCGGGGAGGCCGACTGGAGCTGGGGCCGGCGCGACCGCGAGGACTGCGGGCCACAGCGCTCGTGCCGTGCGCTGTGGCCGCGGCCGACCGCAGCGACGGAGGTACGGGATGAACGGCCGCCGCGACGCTCGTCGGCCGCACGGGTGGCTCGCTCCTGATCCCCGGGAGACCACAACGCCCCATGATCCGCGCGGCGGTGCGCGATGACCCGTCCTGTCGACCGCCGCACCCTTCTGCACACCGCCCTCGGCTCGGCGGCCGTCGCCGTCCTCGGGGGCGCGCTCACAGGCGACGCCTCCCGGCAGCGGCCTGGACCGAGCGGTGTCCTGCGCTTCGCGACCGGGGAGCCCACGGCGTTCTACGAGGCTTTCGGCCGCCTCTTCGCCACGGAACTCGAGGCGGCATATCCCCGTCTGAGCTGCCGCGTCGGCACCACCCCGGGCAGCGTCACCAACATCGAACTGCTCCGCGACCGCCGCGCCGACCTCGCGCTCGTCCTCACCGACACCGCACGGGCAGCCCAGGGCGCCGCCCTCTTCCCGCACCCCGTGCCCCTGTGCGCGATCGGCAGGTTGTACGAGACCTACCTCCAGTTCGTCGTCCGCGCCGACTCGCCCGTGCGTGCGGTGTCCGACCTGGCCGGACACACCGTGTCGCTCGGCGCGACCGGATCGGGCGCGGCCGTACTCGGCGAACAGATCCTGCACGCCGCGGGTCTGTCGCCGGGCGGCGATGCCGTCGTCCGCCATCTCCCGCTGGCCGACGCGGCCGACGCCCTGCGGGCGCGCTCGGTCGACGCTCTGCTCGTGGCGGGCGGTGTGCCGCTGCCGGTTCTGTCCGAGCTCGACGACCGGTTCGGTCTACGGTTCCTGCCGCTGGCCGGCCTGCTGCCCCGGCTCGGCGGACAGGTCGGCCAGGCGGGCTCGGGCCTGGAAGAGGTGTCCCTGCCGCAGGGCGCGTACCGGGCGGCGGGCGGGGTCGCCACCATCGGAGTGTCCAACCTGCTGGTGTGCCGCCCCGAGTTGCCCCGCAGCATGGCCGAGGCGCTCACCCGCCTGCTGGTCCTCCGCGCAACCGAACTCGTGCCCCACAACGCCGTCGGCACCCAGTTCCTCGACGTCCGCAGCCTCATCGGCACAGGCGCCGTCCCCCTGCACCCCGGGGCGATCGCGGCATACCGCTCACTGCACGGCTGAGCCCCGGACGACGTTCCAGGCGTCCGACCAGATCGTCCCTGACGGCTGTAGTGGTCCGGGGGCGGGGCGACGGACCTCGGGAGGTTTCCATCCTCTGCTTGGTAAGAGGGGTGCCCTGTTCGGTGAGAAACAAGATCAGGCCGCTGTGCGTCGCGGACCTCCGTGTCATGATTCGCGCCTTGATGTTCGAGCAGAGATCGGGCTGCCATGCCTTCCCACAGACGCCGCTTCCTCGCTGTCCCGGCAGCCCTCACGGCGCTCGCCGTAGCCCAGGCCATCACCCCTGTCACGGCCGTTGCCGT
This window of the Streptomyces sp. NBC_01275 genome carries:
- a CDS encoding TAXI family TRAP transporter solute-binding subunit, producing the protein MTRPVDRRTLLHTALGSAAVAVLGGALTGDASRQRPGPSGVLRFATGEPTAFYEAFGRLFATELEAAYPRLSCRVGTTPGSVTNIELLRDRRADLALVLTDTARAAQGAALFPHPVPLCAIGRLYETYLQFVVRADSPVRAVSDLAGHTVSLGATGSGAAVLGEQILHAAGLSPGGDAVVRHLPLADAADALRARSVDALLVAGGVPLPVLSELDDRFGLRFLPLAGLLPRLGGQVGQAGSGLEEVSLPQGAYRAAGGVATIGVSNLLVCRPELPRSMAEALTRLLVLRATELVPHNAVGTQFLDVRSLIGTGAVPLHPGAIAAYRSLHG
- a CDS encoding HAMP domain-containing sensor histidine kinase produces the protein MRTRVQAALLLFVVIAVAAFAVPLLLFTASDRTQQLVLARSADLDRFASLMDQAAQTGDTSAVTAEARRYTQLYGEPLVVTDTRRRPVVQTGGMRAADPAVGRLLDAALRNQTAHPTGALRPWSKGSRMFAEPAGTGTRVSGAVVLRASVETAAEDVTRRWAAVLAGTALVAVACTVLARAATRWVVSPLRRLDRAVGQLAAGLPPEHTLPHSRLRPSGGTPVGGPPELRQLATGFNRMARTVTAALEQQRRLVADTSHQMRNPMAALRLRVDALHSYLPASADRTYRGVTTELDRLETLLDDMLALAAAEHRAGELAVTDGSDAHCDAAAVAAARFRLWAPVARRAGTRLTLQAAATPVMAGCTDRELAQITDILLDNAIKYAGPDAEISLRCAVEGPHAFLTVTDDGPGLTPEELAQATTRFWRSGRQRQDGTAGTGLGLAIVEQLLAGRGGRLELGPARPRGLRATALVPCAVAAADRSDGGTG